The genomic DNA GTCAAACACGACGCGGCAAACGAAGCGATCGCCAAATGTTTGCAGGCTGGCAGCGGGCAGGAGATCTTTGCGGCGCTGTGTAAGGTCGCGGAGTTGTTGGTGCCGGCGGAGTCGATCTCGGTGGCGACGCAGCGGTTTCGGATCGTTCCGCCACGCGGCCGCCGGGCCCGCAAATCGCTTCGTGATTTCGTGATCTTCTCGGCTCCTGGGCTGGCGCCGGGCGAAAACGAAGCGGCCGACCGGTTGGCCGAAGCGATCGATGCTGGCGATGTGTCGGCGTTGCGGCAGTCGATCGCTGACGGGGCGTCCTTGGATCAATTGCCCGACCGATCGCTCTCGCCATTGTTGCTGGCGCTCTATCGCTGGGGGACGACGAAGTCCTGGCGGCAGTGCGCTCAAGCATTGATCGACGCCGGTTGTCGCATCGACCCGGCGGATGGTGAGCCGTTGGTGATCGAGGCCTGCAGCCATCTGTTATCCGAGCAGGCGTCGGTGGAGATCCTGCAGTTATTGATCGAAAACGGAGCGGATCTAAACGCGCGGGACCGACGTGGCATGACCGCGCTCGATCTGTCCGCCTCACGCCGCCGCAACCAGGTCGTCGCTTTCCTGATCGAACATGGTGCCGATCCAACGATCGAGACGCGACAGGATCAAACGATCGTCGATGAGATTCGCAACCGCGTCGATCAGGCGGCGCAATACGGCAAGCGGTCGGAATACGCTGAGACGCTCGAACTGTTGACGGGAGTGCCGTATCAAGTTCCCGATTCGCTGCAGCTATCCGATGCCGTCCGCAGCGAAGCGGAGCGGTTTTTGAGCATCGTCGAAGCGCGTCATCTGAGGAAGCTGCTGCCAAAAACTGTAGAGATCCAGCCGATCAAGGCGTCGCGGCTGAACAACTTCGAAACCTTCAAGCCGTGGTGTCGCGAATTGAAGCAGTTGGGTTTTGTCGAAGCCTGCCACGTGATAACTTGTGTTGCATTGCAGGTGCCGCAGACGATTCTGACCGATCCTCAGCGGAGGTTTGATGCGATCTTAGGTGACGACGGACCGCTGGCTCCCGGCGGGCTGCGGCTGGAAATCGTTGCATCAGCCGCTGATGGGCGAATCATTTCGGTCGCCAACAAAGCGCTGCAGGACGATCCGAGATGGCGGCCGACCTTTCTGCAGTCGCATGTCTTGGAGGGGCGGCCGGTGAGCGAATTGGTCGATCGAATGGTCGAACTGACCAAGGGTATACAACTGAACGAAATCGCCGTCGATCAGGCGGGCGACCGCTATCGCGGCGGAGTCGAGCGGTTGATCGATG from Rosistilla oblonga includes the following:
- a CDS encoding ankyrin repeat domain-containing protein, whose product is MSRLMEPIEHVFVRHCLPAKHGDFERVKPLLRSGFDDSGSMSTAGLPALEACEANGRWTIAWEQAGSAWVLLDSNAAAAETLYRDNCKSRRSEVVWVRRAGDQFDFHWTAARKCVVDFRDYPGQPPIVKHDAANEAIAKCLQAGSGQEIFAALCKVAELLVPAESISVATQRFRIVPPRGRRARKSLRDFVIFSAPGLAPGENEAADRLAEAIDAGDVSALRQSIADGASLDQLPDRSLSPLLLALYRWGTTKSWRQCAQALIDAGCRIDPADGEPLVIEACSHLLSEQASVEILQLLIENGADLNARDRRGMTALDLSASRRRNQVVAFLIEHGADPTIETRQDQTIVDEIRNRVDQAAQYGKRSEYAETLELLTGVPYQVPDSLQLSDAVRSEAERFLSIVEARHLRKLLPKTVEIQPIKASRLNNFETFKPWCRELKQLGFVEACHVITCVALQVPQTILTDPQRRFDAILGDDGPLAPGGLRLEIVASAADGRIISVANKALQDDPRWRPTFLQSHVLEGRPVSELVDRMVELTKGIQLNEIAVDQAGDRYRGGVERLIDGMRQRTREVERSRIVDADGNVPRFERIGVYLQPRLGSQPDDLTSFSVAQSAERSFADDSGESKRSDPGRDLCETVRDAAVLAALDHLQMAGALHDESKIAAGIDAGMAFFQAFQDPSSEARDRWLAEPLCLILALASSRGQWDAVQAIAGGLSAEFLDASARFPDDPPVAMAEVLALVANRFGNQTSWDDSQLFASIAASRSKHAQLLAAVISAIDTADAPGFERAFTESLRHASKRKPRADWSFDLDRAVAWCETILWHLAAHRELPLPKLSEKQSDWLLCCEAPARGSD